The genomic region TCACACAATACAGATAACCATATGCATCCCCAAGCACCATTCCCGCCTCTATTTCCACCGCTGCATACACTCGTGATTTCTCATCCATGATCGGCCAATCTTCCTTCGTTTCGTTACCTGCGATTGATTCCAGCGGAACCTGTATCGTTACCCCGTTGTAGAAATGACATGCGTTAAACCAGACGGTCTGGTTATCACTGGTGAATGCTGCATAATGAGGATAGCTCGATTCCGGATATAGGGAGTATGTCTTGCTCAAATGACGGTCCATCACCATATGATTGCTCCCTTGGCTGCCATAGGCAATCCATCGACCATCCCGTGATACAGCTGCATGTCCCATATCTATCTGTGTATCCTCTAGCTCATATTCTTCGATCTCTGCCAGATCGGGATGAAGCAAGGTCACCTCAGCTTGCGTTACCAGATATATCCCGTATCGTGAAAGTATAAGTAGTGCTCTGCCTTCGTCCATAGGTATAAGTCCTTCAAGTGTCCGTTCGGGATGCTCACAGTCCGCAAGTGATTCAATCCGAGGTAAGGAAGACTGTATCCGGGATTGAATATCCTCCCAACGATATGTCGCTATCTCCTGTCCTTCCAGCTTGCGATCAGGCTGACGGATAACACGAATACCTTCCGGTCCTGCAAGCGCATAGTCCAATCCATCTGATGAGCAACCTGCAAAAGTATACGAAGAAATCAACTGCCATCCGTGCTGATCCATCGTATATATCTGACCATTCTCCGTGAAGATACCCGTATTACATACACACGTCTCTTCGTTCAGATACCCTACAACTTTGACCGCCTGCATGGAAGCCTGAAACGCCTCGCTCAATGGCCACGTCGATGCTGGCAGCTCACGTCGGAGCATCTCCAAGTCACCTTGGAGATTGGCCTGTCTCACCATATGTAAAACCTTAGTACTCATACCACTTCTGGAGTCTCCCTCCAGCTCGGATTCATCTGGTTGCTCTCCCTGCATGCCTCTCCGTACAAATGCATTGACATCCCTTGCATAACGCTTGCCCTCATTGCGCCATTGTTCCGCGATGTCTTCCTTTAACCAACTCATATGTTGTCCTCCACTCTGCCCCTATTCATATGTCGTACAATGATGTGCTTGCAAAAACAGACTGATTTCGTTATCCATCGCCTCCTCCGCACCATTCTTTTCTTCATAGAACAGGGCAACTTCTCTCCCAGTTGCATAGTTAAATCGTAAATATCCTCCCATCGATGCCATAAACAGCTTGCACATGTACTCATTCTCCAACACAGCGTCCCACTTAAATTCCGTCTTGCACGTATCCGCGAGTTCCTTCATGGAGCTTCCCTGTTCCGTCCCCGTAAAGTGATAAAACGTATGCTTCCGTAGCTCATTCCACGGTTCGTAGTATAATGGTGTTATCGGTTTATCCTGATGGTAATATCCGCAATAGATCCGATCCAGCGTTACACCAAATTCAGTCTCCGTGCATGTCCATAAGGTGATATTTTCATCATGACGTGGTAGCCACAATAGCCCCTCAACTTCTGGATGAACAGCAAGGAAATCTCCATCCACAGAACTGCCAATCGTGATGCACTGCTCAAGTTGATGCTGACTTATGGGCGAATCGTCCGTATGTATCCAAAAATCATATTCAACAAAAGGCTTCAGCACTTCCGGGTCTGGTCTTTGCACATTCATCCAGCCCGTGTATGTACCCTCTCCGTATTGTTCAATCCAGGCACGATATGACGAAGGTAGCGAGATGGCGTGCTGTTGTTCAAAGTGATCCAGTTCCTCTGCTGGAACTGGCTTAAGTCCACGGGATACCATATACATTTGTCGACATCTCCCA from Paenibacillus sp. FSL R5-0341 harbors:
- a CDS encoding SMI1/KNR4 family protein → MYMVSRGLKPVPAEELDHFEQQHAISLPSSYRAWIEQYGEGTYTGWMNVQRPDPEVLKPFVEYDFWIHTDDSPISQHQLEQCITIGSSVDGDFLAVHPEVEGLLWLPRHDENITLWTCTETEFGVTLDRIYCGYYHQDKPITPLYYEPWNELRKHTFYHFTGTEQGSSMKELADTCKTEFKWDAVLENEYMCKLFMASMGGYLRFNYATGREVALFYEEKNGAEEAMDNEISLFLQAHHCTTYE